In Notolabrus celidotus isolate fNotCel1 chromosome 8, fNotCel1.pri, whole genome shotgun sequence, a genomic segment contains:
- the LOC117817846 gene encoding probable E3 SUMO-protein ligase RNF212, which yields MPYWTCCNSCFHSPSAGRKLAITTCGHVICSVCFQKGTQGKCLICKAKCQISPLSDKSSSEVKALFSDINVVATKHFSEIGKITKFQARHQNRLLTHYKQRNEKLEEVLAKVKQEMQQMTKKLNEQSAYIAKLENSLQHYSAKVSSGSQMSHGSQTPQRHKPARQIPYNTPMSLSRHSSIVNVSENMEVDGLFRKPNTVPRLSLISPPNDGRMGTICHRSTDQTTMTNNSACSATVSRFQGASMTPDISYSQSSSWKSPILRPPSSFRHSMSSLVFPAP from the exons ATGCCTTACTGGACGTGCTGCAACTCCTGCTTCCATTCTCCCTCTGCTGGCCGCAAACTGGCAATCACAACCTGTGGACATGTCATCTGTAGTGTCTGTTTTCAGAAAG GCACCCAAGGCAAGTGTTTAATATGCAAAGCAAAGTGCCAAATATCACCTCTCTCAGACAAA AGCAGCTCAGAGGTGAAGGCTTTGTTTTCTGACATCAATGTTGTGGCAACCAAGCACTTTTCTGAAATCGGAAAG ATTACAAAGTTCCAGGCAAGACATCAAAATAGACTGTTGACTCATTACAAGCAAAGG AATGAGAAACTAGAAGAGGTGTTAGCCAAGGTTAAGCAAGAAATGCAGCAGATGACAAA GAAGCTGAATGAACAGAGTGCCTACATTGCAAAGCTGGAAAATTCCCTCCAGCATTACAG TGCCAAAGTTTCATCAGGGTCTCAGATGAGCCACGGCTCACAAACTCCTCAGAGACATAAACCAG CCCGACAGATCCCGTATAACACCCCCATGTCCCTCTCAAGACACTCCTCCATTGTTAATGT CTCTGAAAACATGGAGGTGGACGGTCTGTTCAGGAAg CCTAACACCGTCCCCAGACTGTCCTTAATCAGTCCTCCAAACGATGGCCGAATGG GTACCATCTGTCACAGATCCACCGATCAGACCACAATGACCAACAACTCAGCCTGTTCAGCCACAGTCAG TCGTTTTCAAGGAGCATCGATGACCCCTGACATTTCTTACAGCCAGAGCTCCAGTTGGAAGTCTCCCATCCTCAGACCTCCCTCTTCCTTCAGACACTCCATGTCCTCGCTGGTCTTCCCTGCTCCATAA
- the si:ch211-255i20.3 gene encoding transmembrane emp24 domain-containing protein 11 has translation MGLRGIGFLLQCYLMLAAAMYFDLGDQEEKCIIEEIPEDTLVTGYFLLEPWNIKKITSSPHFGVTVRVRDQNQEVVMTKRFGKFGKFTFTAHASGLHYLCFQTNSTRFSVFTGESLKLHLDVQMGEHTIGHNTDKTKDNMALLEDSLRHLIDQMTYITRQQEYQREKEEVFREISEETNSKVLWWAVVQTSVLLSVGFWQMKRLKDFFIAKKLV, from the exons ATGGGTTTGCGAGGCATTGGCTTTCTCCTGCAGTGTTACCTGATGTTGGCAGCTGCCATGTATTTTGATCTCGGAGACCAGGAGGAAAAATGCATCATTGAGGAGATTCCTGAAGACACACTGGTCACTG GTTATTTCTTGCTGGAGCCCTGGAATATCAAGAAAAtcacctcctcccctcactTTGGCGTCACTGTGAGAGTCAGAGACCAAAACCAAGAG GTTGTGATGACCAAACGCTTTGGTAAATTTGGTAAATTCACATTCACAGCTCACGCCTCTGGTCTACATTATCTCTGCTTCCAAACCAACTCCACACGATTCTccgtttttactggagagagcCTG AAGCTACATTTGGACGTACAGATGGGAGAGCACACAATTGGCCACAACACTGACAAGACCAAAGACAATATGGCGCTTTTGGAGGACAGCCTCAGACACCTCATAGATCAGATGACATATATCACGAGGCAGCAGGAGTACCAGAGG gaaaaagaggaggtCTTTCGTGAGATCAGCGAGGAAACCAACAGTAAAGTGCTGTGGTGGGCCGTGGTGCAAACTTCTGTTCTGTTGTCAGTTGGTTTCTGGCAAATGAAACGACTCAAAGACTTCTTCATCGCCAAGAAGTTGGTCTGA